A stretch of the Arachis stenosperma cultivar V10309 chromosome 6, arast.V10309.gnm1.PFL2, whole genome shotgun sequence genome encodes the following:
- the LOC130933042 gene encoding 50S ribosomal protein L31, chloroplastic — MAQCITNTFLHPKPFHPLPSKTKPVENCRVGVTCRKKDIHPQYHEDAKVYCNGELVMTTGGTQKEYVVDVWSGNHPFYLGSRSAVMVDDDQVEKFRKKFSELTEIMEIPVLKGEIVIPSRRRGIQKGGKKK, encoded by the coding sequence ATGGCGCAGTGCATAACCAACACATTCCTCCACCCAAAACCCTTCCATCCTCTCCCATCCAAAACAAAACCCGTGGAAAATTGCAGGGTGGGGGTGACGTGCAGGAAGAAGGATATACACCCGCAGTACCACGAGGATGCTAAAGTGTACTGCAACGGGGAACTCGTGATGACTACCGGTGGGACCCAGAAGGAGTACGTGGTTGACGTTTGGTCAGGTAACCACCCCTTTTACCTGGGTAGCCGGTCAGCGGTTATGGTTGACGATGACCAAGTTGAGAAGTTTAGGAAGAAGTTCAGTGAGCTCACTGAAATTATGGAGATTCCGGTACTCAAGGGTGAAATCGTAATTCCCTCCAGGCGCAGGGGTATTCAGAAAGGTGgcaagaagaagtag
- the LOC130934959 gene encoding uncharacterized protein LOC130934959 has translation MNIFIQSVDYRLWKIILKGPQFPTTTEADGVVTLKGEAYWNEEDRKKVELNAKAVNLLNFAVSFEKYRRVSRCTIAKKIWDKLQITHEGTTQVKRSKINMLNREYEMFSMKEGETIDELFKRFNIIVTGLDAMRITYSESVLVRRILRCLTKE, from the coding sequence atgaatatATTTATTCAATCAGTAGATTACAGACTTTGGAAGATAATTCTGAAAGGTCCAcaatttccaaccactacagAAGCTGATGGTGTGGTTACACTCAAAGGTGAAGCTTATTGGAATGAGGAAGACAGAAAGAAAGTAGAGCTCAACGCCAAAGCAGTCAACTTGCTCAACTTTGCGGTCAGCTTCGAGAAATACCGACGGGTATCAAGATGCACAATAGCAAAGAAAATTTGGGACAAACTtcaaatcactcatgaaggcACAACTCAAGTCAAGAGGTCCAAAATAAACATGCTGAATAGAGAATATGAAATGTTctcaatgaaggaaggagaaacGATAGATGAATTATTTAAAAGATTCAACATCATCGTCACTGGCTTGGATGCTATGAGGATCACATATTCTGAATCTGTGCTTGTGAGGAGAATATTGAGATGTCTCACTAAAGAGTAG
- the LOC130935602 gene encoding probable jasmonic acid carboxyl methyltransferase 2, protein MQTMEEVFHMNKGVGETSYAMNSDVQNNIISVGKEATKKRIVQALCSSNNWPVSMAIADLGCSSGPNALRVISEITDAIYATSRLLDRPAPELMVHLNDLFGNDFNTIFASLPSFYKKMKQQNNTNNNHNNKNNNNNGSNCFVCGVPGSFYGRLFPSNSIHFVHSSSSLHWLSQVPGDILEGRALNKGKLYISKSSPQSVLNAYSMQFKKDFLNFMEIRSQEMVAGGCMVLSFLGRNSLDPAEPHACYQWELLAQVLMAMVSEGLVEEEKVDSFDAPYYAPCMEEIKWVLQKEGSFILESCEAYEIDWDGGVEFHSDSFKVLSCGERVSRTIRAVVESMLESHFGSHIMDELFLRYSELVEHHLSNNRTKYINLVLSLVKKGW, encoded by the exons aTGCAAACGATGGAAGAAGTTTTTCACATGAACAAAGGAGTGGGTGAAACTAGCTATGCCATGAACTCAGATGTTCAG AACAATATTATCTCAGTGGGAAAAGAAGCAACAAAGAAACGCATAGTGCAAGCATTATGTTCATCAAATAATTGGCCAGTGAGTATGGCCATTGCTGACTTGGGTTGCTCCTCTGGACCCAATGCCTTAAGGGTAATTTCGGAAATAACTGATGCTATTTATGCCACGTCACGCTTGTTGGATCGACCTGCACCTGAATTGATGGTTCATTTGAATGATCTCTTTGGCAATGACTTCAACACCATATTTGCATCATTGCCATCTTTCTATAAGAAGATGAAGCAacaaaataatactaataataatcataacaacaaaaataataacaataatgggTCCAATTGTTTTGTTTGTGGTGTTCCTGGCTCTTTCTATGGAAGGCTTTTCCCAAGCAATAGCATTCACTTTGTGCACTCTTCTTCAAGTCTCCATTGGCTTTCTCAG GTTCCTGGTGACATATTAGAAGGCAGGGCTTTGAACAAGGGGAAGTTATACATATCAAAGAGCAGTCCACAAAGTGTTTTAAATGCTTATTCCATGCAATTCAAGAAGGATTTCTTAAATTTCATGGAAATAAGATCTCAAGAGATGGTAGCTGGTGGGTGCATGGTGTTGTCCTTCCTTGGTAGAAACTCATTGGACCCAGCTGAACCCCATGCTTGTTATCAATGGGAACTCTTGGCACAAGTCCTCATGGCCATGGTTTCTGAG GGTCTAGTTGAAGAGGAAAAGGTGGACTCATTTGATGCTCCATACTATGCTCCATGCATGGAGGAAATAAAATGGGTGCTTCAAAAGGAAGGATCATTCATATTAGAAAGCTGTGAAGCCTATGAAATTGATTGGGATGGTGGAGTTGAATTTCATAGTGACTCTTTTAAAGTGCTATCATGTGGAGAGAGAGTATCAAGGACCATTAGGGCAGTGGTTGAATCCATGCTTGAATCCCATTTTGGGAGTCACATAATGGATGAACTTTTTCTTAGGTATAGTGAGCTTGTGGAGCATCATTTGTCTAATAATAGGACCAAATACATCAATTTGGTCCTTTCACTTGTCAAGAAAGGATGGTAA